Within Actinosynnema pretiosum, the genomic segment CCCACCTTCGGGGTTCTCCTTGAACGGCGCGCCCTGCACGATGGGGTAGTACCTCGCGCGGGGCCGCCGCGCGACCGGTGACGGGAGGCACGGTTGACGGGCACACCCCCGCGAGCAGGTGTCCGCCGGGGCGGGCGGACGCGCGTCACGCTGGCCGACGTCGCGTCCGCCTGCGCCGTGTCGGTGCCCACCGCCTCCCTGGTGCTCTCCGGCCGCGCGCGGGAGCTGCGCATCTCGGCGGCCGTGGAGCGCAGGGTGCGGGCGACCGCGGAGCAGCTCGGCTACCGCCGCGACACGCTGCTGTCCGCCTCCCGCACCAAGACCCTCGGGTTCGTCTCGGACGCCGTGGCCTCGGCCAAGCTGTCCGGTGAGCTGATCGAGGGCGCGGTCGACGCCGCCCACCGGCACGGGTTCACCCTGTTCGCCGGTGAGAGCGGCGGCGACCGCGAGGTGGAGGCGGCGCTGGTGGCCTCGCTGCGCGCCCGCCAGGTGGAGGGCGTGGTCTTCGCGGCCAGGTTCCCCCGGCTGCTGGAGGTCCCGGACGGACTGCGCGACGGACCGTCCGTGCTGCTGAACGTGCTGCCCGCCAACGACTTCCCCGCGCACGCCGTGCTCCCCGACGACCGCGGCGGCGGCCGTTCGGCGGCGCGGGTGCTGCTCGACGCCGGGCACCGGGAGGGCGTGCACCTGATCGGCACCGGGCCCACGGTCGAGGCGATCGCCCCGCGCCACATCGCCGCCGTGGCCCGGCTCTCCGGCGCGCTGGAGGTCTTCGCGGCGGCCGGGGTGGAGGTGGAGAGCGTGCGCCCGTGCCTGGAGTGGATGCCGGAGAACGGCTACCGCGCCACCCTCGACCTGCTGTCCCGCCACCGCCCCCGCGCGCTGCTGTGCTTCAACGACCGCCTGGCGTTCGGCGCCTGCCAGGCGCTCGCGGAGGCGGGCCTGTCCGTGCCGGGCGACGTCTCCGTGGTCGGCTTCGACGACCACCCCGTGGCCGCCTGGATGCGCCCGCGCCTGACCACCGTCGCCCTGCCGCACCACCGCCTCGGCGCGACGGCCGTGGAGCTCCTGCTGTCCCGCCCCCGCCGCGACCGCAGCCCGACGACCGTGCACCACGTCCCGATGCCGGTGGTGGCGGGGGGATCGGTGCGCGCGGTCGAGCACGCCTGAGGCGGGCTCAGCGCGGTCCCGCGGAGGTGATCGTGCGGGCGTGCTCGCGGAACCCCGAACCCCGGTGCAGCGGCGCGGGCGCGGGGTGGTCGGGGTGCCCGTGCAGCGGACCACCGCCGCCCGCCCGCCTCGCGCAGGGCGTCCAGCGCCGCCCGGCCCAGCCCGCGCTGCCGCAGACCGGGGTCGACCCCGACCGGTTCCAGCTCGCCCACGCCGTCGCGCTCGTCGAACCAGATCAGGCGGGTGGCCGCGACGGGCAGCACGGGCGTCGGCAGGTCGTCCAGCGCGCACCGAGTGCCGGGCCCGTACCCGTGCGCCTGCGGCGCGGCGACCAGATCCGCCGCGCCACCCCCTGCATCGCGCGCGGGTCCGCGGGCCCGGCGTACGGGCGCGTCCTCCCCTCGGTCACCGCGTGCCCACCCGCCCCGACCGCCGGGTCGCCCGCTCCAGCGCCGCCGCCCGGAAAACGCGTTGATCAACGGTAATAGCCTGGTGGTGACGGGATCGTCCACGACCCGCTGACCAGGGGGGCAGAGCGCTGATCGTCGAGGTCGTGCTGCCGATGGACTCGCCGACCAGGTGGTTGATCTCCCTGTCCGACGTGCTCGCGACCATCCCGGACAACCCGTGGACCTGGACCGTGCGGGACTTCCGCGGCGCGGGCGTGGTCCCCGGCGGGATGCCGGGGTTCCGGGCTCGCGTGCTCGCCGAGGGCGTGCCGTTCACCTGGGCGGAGCTGCGCGCGTTCGCGGAGCGGCAGGGGCAGACGATCGACTGCCTGATCGTGGCCGAGTGGCGGGGGGAGCGGGTGGCCGAGGTGGAGGCGTTCGACAGCGCCACCTGGCACGTGCGGATGCCCGAAAGGTGGGAGCGGACCGCCGAGCTGCTGGACGAGCTGCGGGGCTGAGCAGGCCCGCCCTCATCCGGCCCGCCCCGCCGCTCAGCCGGGCTGGTCCAGGCGTTCGAGCCACCGGTCGAGCAGCGCGGACTCGACCGGTTCCAGCCCGTCGGCGCCGTGCAGCGCCAGCCGGGACCGCAGCTGCCGCGCCGCCGCCCGCACGGGATCGGGTCCGGCGGGCGCGCCCGCGTCGGTGAGCACGGCGGCGAACACCGCGTCCCGCGCCCGGTGGGACAGCTCCGGGTCGTCGTACAGCGCGGGCTGCGCGATGCGGCTCAGCGCCACCCCCACGTTCGCGGGCAGCAGCAGCCGGGCCGCCCGCTCGGGGCTGGTGCGCAGCGCGCCCGCCGCCGCGCAGCGCACCAGCGTGGCCTCCAGCAGCTCCAGGATGCGCTGGTGCGCGGTCGATCCCGCGTGCGGGCGGGGCGCGAACATCAGCTGGTACAGCGCCGGGTTCTCGGCGGCGAACGCCATGTGGTCGTCCCACCCGGCGCGCAGGTCGGCCACCGGGTCGCCGGTCGCCTCCAGCTCCCGCTTGCGCCGCGCGTACCGCTCGAACCCGGCGTCGGCGACCGCGTCGAGCAGCCCGCGCTTGTCCCCGAACAGCCGGTAGAGCACCGGCTGCGTCACGCCGACCTCCTCGCACACCGCGCGGGTGGCGATCTCGCCGTCCGGTGAGGCGGCCAGCCGTCGCCAGGCGGCCTCCACCAGCGCGGCCCGCACCGCCGCGTCGTCGTCGGGTCCTGCCGTGCCGCGCCTGCGGCGGGGTGCGCCGCTCTCCGGGGTGACCTCCACGAATCGATGGTACGTCACGGCGCTAGCGCTGATTCCGACGCCGTGCTACGGTCTGCATATCAACGAAACGAAGTAGCGCTATCGTCGCTACCGAACTGGAGGTGGGTGTCATGACCGAGCACCGGGACGCGGGCCACCGCCCGGCGGAGGTCGTCCTGATCACCGGCGCGTCGAGCGGCTTCGGCCACCTCACCGCGCTGGCGCTGGCCAGGGCCGGGCACACCGTCGTGGCCGGGATGCGCGCCACGGCCGACCGCAACGCCCCCGCCGTCGCCGAGCTCGCCGACCTGGCGCGCGCCGAGCGCCTCGCGCTGTCCGCCGTGGACCTGGACGTCCGCTCCCAGGAGTCCGCCGACCGGGCCGTCGCCGAGACCGCGCGCCGCCACGGGCGCCTGGACGTCGTGGTGCACAACGCGGGCCACATGGTGGAGGGCCCGGCCGAGGCGTTCACCTCCGAGCAGCTGGCCGACCTGTACGACGTCAACACCGTCGGCGCCCACCGCGTCAACCGCGCCGCCCTGCCCCTGCTGCGCGAGCAGGGCTCCGGGCTGCTGGTGTGGGTGGGCAGCTCCTCCACGCGCGGCGGCCACCCGCCGTTCCTCGCCCCGTACTTCGCCGCGAAGGCCGGGATGGACGCGCTCGCCGAGAGCTGCGCGGCCGAGCTGATCCGCTTCGGCGTCGGCACCACCATCGTCGTGCCCGGCGCGTTCACCTCGGGCACCAACCACTTCGCGAACGCGGGCCGCCCGGCCGACACCGCCCGCGCCGCCGCCTACGACCACCACTACGGCGAGCTGCGCGCCACCATCGGCGACCGCCTGGCCGCGCTCGTCCCGCAGGACGCGGACGCGCGGGACGTGGCCGACGAGATCACCCGCCTCGTCGGCCTGCCCGCCGACCGGCGCCCGTTCCGCGTCCACGTCGACCCGAGCCGGGACGGCAGCGAGGTCGTGTCAGCGGTCGCGGACCGCGTCCGGGCCGAGTTCTACCGCAGGGTCGGCATCGAGGACCTGCTGTCCGCCAACGCCGCCCTCTAGCCGATCACCGAAGAAGAAGGAGCACCACCATGCCGTTCGCCAACCTGAAGGTCCCCGAGGGCACGCTGACCCCGGAGTCCAAGAAG encodes:
- a CDS encoding SDR family oxidoreductase, with product MTEHRDAGHRPAEVVLITGASSGFGHLTALALARAGHTVVAGMRATADRNAPAVAELADLARAERLALSAVDLDVRSQESADRAVAETARRHGRLDVVVHNAGHMVEGPAEAFTSEQLADLYDVNTVGAHRVNRAALPLLREQGSGLLVWVGSSSTRGGHPPFLAPYFAAKAGMDALAESCAAELIRFGVGTTIVVPGAFTSGTNHFANAGRPADTARAAAYDHHYGELRATIGDRLAALVPQDADARDVADEITRLVGLPADRRPFRVHVDPSRDGSEVVSAVADRVRAEFYRRVGIEDLLSANAAL
- a CDS encoding TetR/AcrR family transcriptional regulator, whose protein sequence is MEVTPESGAPRRRRGTAGPDDDAAVRAALVEAAWRRLAASPDGEIATRAVCEEVGVTQPVLYRLFGDKRGLLDAVADAGFERYARRKRELEATGDPVADLRAGWDDHMAFAAENPALYQLMFAPRPHAGSTAHQRILELLEATLVRCAAAGALRTSPERAARLLLPANVGVALSRIAQPALYDDPELSHRARDAVFAAVLTDAGAPAGPDPVRAAARQLRSRLALHGADGLEPVESALLDRWLERLDQPG
- a CDS encoding LacI family DNA-binding transcriptional regulator; translation: MTGTPPRAGVRRGGRTRVTLADVASACAVSVPTASLVLSGRARELRISAAVERRVRATAEQLGYRRDTLLSASRTKTLGFVSDAVASAKLSGELIEGAVDAAHRHGFTLFAGESGGDREVEAALVASLRARQVEGVVFAARFPRLLEVPDGLRDGPSVLLNVLPANDFPAHAVLPDDRGGGRSAARVLLDAGHREGVHLIGTGPTVEAIAPRHIAAVARLSGALEVFAAAGVEVESVRPCLEWMPENGYRATLDLLSRHRPRALLCFNDRLAFGACQALAEAGLSVPGDVSVVGFDDHPVAAWMRPRLTTVALPHHRLGATAVELLLSRPRRDRSPTTVHHVPMPVVAGGSVRAVEHA